The proteins below come from a single Cervus canadensis isolate Bull #8, Minnesota chromosome 2, ASM1932006v1, whole genome shotgun sequence genomic window:
- the LOC122432410 gene encoding arginase-2, mitochondrial-like, which translates to MSLRSHLSRLLRTQVHSVRKKSVHSVAVIGAPFSQGQKRKGVEYGPAAVREAGLMKRLSDLGCHLKDFGDLNFTPVPKDDLYNNLIVNPRSVGLANQELAEVVSRAVAGGYSCVTVGGDHSLAIGTISGHARHCPDLGVIWVDAHADINTPLTTSSGNLHGQPVSFLLRELQDKVPQLPGFSWIKPCISSPSIVYIGLRDVDPPEHFILKNYDIQYFSMRDIDRLGIQKVMEQTFDLLIGKRQRPIHLSFDIDAFDPTLAPATGTSVVGGLTYREGMYITEEIHSTGLLSALDLVEVNPRLAVSEEEAKATASLAVDVIASSFGQTREGGHVVYDQLPTPSSPDESESEECVRI; encoded by the coding sequence ATGTCCCTGAGGAGCCACCTCTCGCGTCTCCTCCGGACGCAAGTGCACTCCGTCCGGAAGAAGTCTGTCCACTCCGTGGCTGTCATTGGAGCCCCATtctcccagggacagaagagaaaAGGAGTGGAATATGGTCCCGCTGCTGTAAGAGAAGCTGGCTTGATGAAAAGGCTCTCGGATCTGGGCTGCCACCTTAAAGACTTCGGAGATTTGAATTTTACTCCAGTTCCCAAAGATGACCTCTATAACAACTTGATAGTAAACCCTCGCTCGGTGGGCCTGGCCAACCAGGAGCTGGCGGAGGTGGTGAGCCGAGCCGTGGCGGGTGGCTACAGCTGCGTCACGGTGGGAGGCGACCACAGCCTGGCAATCGGTACCATCAGTGGCCATGCCCGCCACTGCCCAGACCTTGGTGTGATCTGGGTTGATGCCCATGCTGACATCAATACACCCCTCACCACTTCATCTGGAAATCTACACGGACAGCCAGTTTCATTTCTCCTCAGAGAACTACAGGACAAGGTACCACAGCTCCCAGGATTTTCCTGGATCAAACCTTGTATCTCTTCCCCAAGTATTGTATATATTGGACTAAGAGACGTGGACCCtcctgaacattttattttaaagaattatgatATCCAGTATTTTTCTATGAGAGACATAGATCGACTTGGTATCCAGAAGGTCATGGAACAGACATTTGATCTGCTGATTGGCAAAAGACAAAGGCCAATCCATCTGAGTTTCGATATTGATGCATTTGACCCTACACTGGCTCCAGCCACAGGAACCTCTGTTGTAGGGGGACTGACCTATCGAGAAGGCATGTATATTACTGAGGAAATACACAGTACAGGGTTGCTCTCAGCCCTGGACCTCGTTGAAGTCAATCCTCGATTGGCCGTGTCAGAGGAGGAGGCCAAGGCTACAGCCAGCCTGGCAGTGGACGTCATTGCTTCGAGTTTCGGGCAGACAAGGGAGGGAGGGCATGTTGTCTACGACCAACTTCCTACTCCCAGCTCACCAGATGAATCAGAGAGTGAAGAATGTGTGAGAATTTAG